From a region of the Impatiens glandulifera chromosome 4, dImpGla2.1, whole genome shotgun sequence genome:
- the LOC124935811 gene encoding uncharacterized protein LOC124935811 encodes MGKSFNKFAAIKIQQHLAAPSSSQLPKVKKPISSDIAGVGSAQKTLKKNPMENSSNASDGGKNDNRTPLSLVVSDCVRRWFQDTLKEAKAGDISMQVLVGQMYNNGYGISKDAQKARAWMSRASRIRSSVWKVSNKRPGYNASDSDSDDEDEEEDTRQRQS; translated from the exons ATGGGAAAATCCTTCAATAAATTTGCTGCAATTAAGATTCAACAACATCTCGCAGCGCCGTCGTCGTCACAACTTCCCAAGGTTAAGAAACCTATTTCCTCAGATATCGCCGGCGTTGGGTCGGCACAGAAGACTTTGAAAAAGAATCCCATGGAGAACAGTAGCAACGCCTCTGACGGCGGTAAGAACGATAATCGGACACCGCTCTCGCTTGTCGTATCTGATTGTGTTAGGAGATGGTTTCAAGATACCCTTAAGGAGGCTAAGGCTGGAGATATATCGATGCAGGTTTTGGTAGGGCAGATGTATAACAATGGATATGGGATTAGTAAAGATGCCCAAAAG GCTAGAGCTTGGATGTCAAGAGCTTCGAGAATTAGATCTTCAGTTTGGAAAGTCAGCAACAAACGACCAG GTTATAATGCAAGTGATTCAGATTCTGATGATGAGGATGAAGAGGAAGATACCAGACAGAGACAATCCTGA